In the Streptomyces sp. WMMC940 genome, GCCGGTCGCCGGCATCCTCAGCCGCGACGCCTACGACGCGGACGGGCTGCGCGAGGGCTTCCAGGTCGACGGCTCCGGCCCGTACACGATGGCGGCCGAGACCGACGGCGGCAGGCTCGTCCGGGCCGTCTTCACCAAGAACCCCGACTACAAGGGCGATCTGACGGTCCGCAACGACCAGGTCGAGCTCCGTTCCTTCGCCGATGCGGGCGCGATGGGGGAGGCCCTGGAGTCCGGCGAGATCGACATGATGGCCCGCTCCATGTCCCCGGAGCAGATCAGGGACCTGCGGGAACACCCGAAGGACGGTATCGAGCTCACCGAGGTCCCCGGGCTGGAGATCCGCTACCTCGGCTTCGACACCGAGGACCCGTCCGTCAGGGACAAGGCGGTCCGCCAGGCCATGGCCTCGGTCGTCGACCGCGGAAAGATCGCGAGCAACGTCTACGGCGCCACCGCCGAACCGCTCTACTCGCTGATCCCCACGAGCATCACCGGTCACACCAACTCGTTCTTCGAACGCTACGGCGAGCCCGACCGCCGCAGAGCGGCCCGCGTCCTGGACGAGGCCGGCATCACCACCCCGGTGAAGCTCACCCTCCACTACACCACCGACCACTACGGCTCCGGCACGGCGAAGGAGTTCGCCGTGCTGCGCGACCAGCTCAACGCCACGGACCTGTTCGACGTGACGGTCAAGGGCACGGAGTGGTCCGAGTACCGTCCCGCGCAGAAGCGGGGCGACTACGCCGTCTACGGCCTGGGCTGGTTCCCCGACTTCCCGGACCCGGACAACTACATCGCCCCGTTCCTGGACGAGGACAACTTCCTCAACACCCCCTATGTGAGCACCGCCGCGCGCAATCAGCTCATCCCGGAGTCCCGCCGCAAGGCCGACCGCAGTGCCGCCGCCCTCCCCTTCGCCAGGCTCCAGGACATCGTCGCCACCGATGTCCCGGTGCTGCCGCTGTGGCAGGGCAAGCAGTACGTCGCCGCCCGGTCGGACATCAACGGAGTCGAGTGGACGCTGAACGCCTCCTCCGACCTCCAGTTGTGGGAACTCGAGCGCGGCACCGCCTGACCCTTCATGACCCGGCCGCGAAGGGCGCGGCCGGAAACGAGAGCAAGAGGCAAGGTTCTGTGAAGGCACGATTCAAGCGCACGACGGCGCCGCTGGCCGCGGGGCTGTCCGCCGTACTGCTGGCGGGATGCGGCTCGGAGCACGGCGACGGGTCCGACGGCGACGGCGTCCGCGTCGCCGTCGGCATCTCCGACGACGTCCTCGCCACGGACCCCGCGGACGGTTACGACCCCGGCTCCTGGCTGCTGTTCAACAACGTCTTCCAGTCCCTGATGGCCTTCCCGAAGGGCGGCTCCACCCCGCAGCCGGAGGCCGCGGAGAAGTGCGGTTTCGAGAGCGGCAGCACGGTCTACCGCTGCACGCTGCGCGAGGGTCTCAAGTTCAGCAACGGCAACGACCTGACCTCGAAGGACGTGAAGTTCTCCTTCGAGCGCGCGCTGAAGATCGCCAGCGACTCCGGTCCCGGCCCGCTGCTCTCGACCATCGACAGCATCGAGACGCCCGACGAGCGCACGGTCGTCTTCACGCTGAAGGTCCCCGACGCGACCTTCCCGAGCAAGATCGCCTCCGGTGCGGGCTCCATCGTGGA is a window encoding:
- a CDS encoding ABC transporter substrate-binding protein, producing the protein MNRKTLVLPALVGLLAPVLAACGTTPGAPDGGNAIVVGTTDQFIADSGTPAPFDPAFAYDTGAWNVLRQTVQTLMHVPRGGGRPVPEAASRCEFTDSRSETYRCVLRDGLTFAGGRPVTAEDVKFSIERVLDIDSDNGTAALLSTVGTVEARSEKEIVFHLTAPDATFPYKLSTPVAGILSRDAYDADGLREGFQVDGSGPYTMAAETDGGRLVRAVFTKNPDYKGDLTVRNDQVELRSFADAGAMGEALESGEIDMMARSMSPEQIRDLREHPKDGIELTEVPGLEIRYLGFDTEDPSVRDKAVRQAMASVVDRGKIASNVYGATAEPLYSLIPTSITGHTNSFFERYGEPDRRRAARVLDEAGITTPVKLTLHYTTDHYGSGTAKEFAVLRDQLNATDLFDVTVKGTEWSEYRPAQKRGDYAVYGLGWFPDFPDPDNYIAPFLDEDNFLNTPYVSTAARNQLIPESRRKADRSAAALPFARLQDIVATDVPVLPLWQGKQYVAARSDINGVEWTLNASSDLQLWELERGTA